The following are encoded together in the Glycine max cultivar Williams 82 chromosome 8, Glycine_max_v4.0, whole genome shotgun sequence genome:
- the LOC100783055 gene encoding calmodulin-binding transcription activator 2 isoform X1 produces the protein MAEARLYAPPSQLDIKQIILEAQHRWLRPAEICAILGNYKKFRIAPEPAHMPPSGSLFLFDRKVLRHFRKDGHNWRKKKDGKTVREAHERLKAGSVDVLHCYYAHGEENENFQRRTYWLLEEELSHIVLVHYRQVKGTKANFTSAKENEESLPYAQQTDKIMPQTEMDTSLSSTLHPHSYQVPSKTVDTSMNSAQTSEYEEAESGISFVRINNLKCSVFNFSYLEGILSSLFVDFVLRITFLCVFKFFNCVIFTAFNNHASSEFYSFLELQRPVEKISPQPADFYSPRPLINDQEKLPIIPGVNYISLTQDNKNKDILNAGLTYESPKPLGFSSWEGILENNAGSQHVHFQPLFPGTQPDNMGINSNFSQGEEIMVPYLTTSIAKQHENGSIIKAEGNWQVYDVDSLRMSSWPIDSAYSGSTCEVSCSNCEQEVNDVDFQKSLEQCLLHSHKQNKVLMQNDLQEKLLNEKEKIKSNLEAYGIEDTYLSFKRTLLDGPPAEEGLKKLDSFNQWMSKELGDVEESNKPSTSGGYWDTVETENEVGNTTIPSQGHLDTYVLDPSVSHDQLFSIIDYSPSWAFEGSEIKVIISGEFLRSQHEAEQCKWSCMFGEVEVPAVIIAKGVLCCHTPPHKAGRVPFYVTCSNRLACSEVREFDFQVHYTPEDTTGENRGSTFDTFSIRFGELLSLGHAFPQNSDSISVSEKSQLRSKINSLLREDDDDWDKLLKLTQEKDFSPENLREQLLQNLLKDKLHAWLLQKITEEGKGPNVLDEGGQGVLHFAAALGYDWALEPTIVAGVNVNFRDVNGWTSLHWAAFCGRERTVAFLISLGAAPGALTDPCPEHPSGRTPADLASANGHKGIAGYLAESSLSAHLTTLDLNRDAGENSGAKVVQRLQNIAQVNDLDGLSYELSLKDSLAAVCNATQAAARIHQVFRMQSFQRKQLKEYDDDKLGLSDERALSLIKMNVKSHKSGPRDEPVHAAAIRIQNKFRSWKGRREFLMIRQRIVKIQAHVRGHQVRKSCGKIIWSVGILEKVILRWRRKGSGLRGFKPEANSEGTMIQDVSSTDDDYDVLKEGRKQTEQRLQKALARVKSMVQYPEARDQYHRLLNVVTEIQENQVKHESSSNNSEEPREFGDLNDLEALLDEDIFMPTAT, from the exons ATGGCTGAGGCCAGACTCTACGCTCCCCCCTCTCAATTGG ATATTAAGCAAATTATTTTAGAAGCACAGCATCGATGGCTACGTCCGGCTGAAATTTGTGCAATTCTCGGTAATTATAAGAAGTTTCGAATTGCTCCAGAACCTGCACATATGCCACCAA GTGGTtcacttttcttatttgatcGGAAGGTGCTGAGACACTTCAGAAAGGATGGCCATAACtggaggaagaaaaaagatggaaaaacaGTGAGAGAAGCTCATGAGAGACTAAAG GCTGGAAGTGTGGATGTGTTGCATTGCTACTATGCCCatggagaagaaaatgaaaattttcaaagacGCACGTATTGGTTGCTTGAAGA GGAACTCTCTCACATTGTTCTCGTCCATTATCGACAAGTGAAG GGAACCAAGGCGAATTTTACAagtgctaaagaaaatgaagaatctCTTCCTTATGCTCAACAAACTGATAAAATTATGCCCCAAACAGAGATGGACACTTCTTTATCATCTACTCTTCATCCACATAGTTACCAGGTTCCTTCAAAAACTGTCGATACAAGCATGAACAGTGCCCAAACATCAGAATATGAAGAAGCTGAATCTGGTATTTCTTTTGTGcgcattaataatttaaaatgttctgttttcaatttttcatatcTAGAGGGCATTCTGAGTAGCCTTTTTGTTGACTTTGTTCTTCGTATCACTTTCTTgtgtgtatttaaattttttaactgtgTAATTTTTACAGCATTCAATAACCATGCAAGTTCTGAGTTTTATTCTTTCCTCGAGTTACAACGCCCTGTTGAGAAGATTTCACCTCAACCTGCTGATTTTTATTCTCCTCGGCCACTCATAa ATGATCAAGAGAAGTTACCTATTATTCCTGGGGTGAATTATATCTCACTCACTCAAGacaataaaaacaaagacaTTCTTAATGCTGGATTGACATATGAATCCCCAAAACCCCTTGGCTTTTCCTCATGGGAAGGTATCTTAGAAAATAATGCTGGAAGTCAACATGTGCATTTTCAGCCTTTATTTCCTGGAACACAGCCTGATAACATGGGAATCAATAGCAATTTTTCTCAAGGAGAAGAGATAATGGTGCCATATTTGACCACCAGCATTGCTAAGCAGCATGAGAATGGAAGTATCATTAAAGCTGAAGGAAATTGGCAG GTTTATGATGTTGATTCTTTACGCATGTCCAGTTGGCCTATAGATAGTGCTTATTCAGGCTCAACATGTGAGGTAAGTTGTAGCAACTGTGAGCAGGAAGTTAATGATGTTGATTTTCAGAAATCCTTGGAACAGTGTCTTCTACATTCACACAAACAAAACAAGGTTCTCATGCAAAATGATCTTCAAGAAAAACttttgaatgaaaaagaaaagataaaatcaaatctagaggCCTATGGAATAGAAGAcacatatttatcttttaaaaggaCTCTGTTAGATGGACCTCCAGCTGAAGAGGGTCTGAAGAAGCTTGACAGTTTCAACCAATGGATGAGTAAAGAGCTTGGAGATGTGGAAGAATCAAATAAACCATCCACTTCTGGTGGTTATTGGGATACAGTTGAAACTGAAAATGAGGTTGGCAACACAACTATTCCTTCCCAAGGGCACCTGGACACCTATGTATTGGATCCATCTGTTTCCCATGATCAGCTTTTTAGCATTATTGACTATTCCCCAAGCTGGGCATTTGAAGGGTCAGAAATTaag gtTATCATTTCTGGAGAATTCCTAAGAAGTCAACATGAAGCAGAACAATGTAAGTGGTCATGCATGTTTGGTGAGGTAGAAGTGCCAGCAGTGATCATTGCAAAAGGTGTTCTTTGTTGTCATACACCTCCACACAAGGCTGGGAGGGTACCTTTCTATGTAACTTGTTCCAATAGGTTAGCATGTAGTGAAGTGAGAGAATTTGATTTCCAAGTCCACTATACTCCAGAAGACACTACAGGTGAGAATAGAGGAAGCACTTTTGATACTTTTAGTATCCGATTTGGAGAACTTTTGTCCCTGGGGCATGCCTTTCCTCAGAATTCAGATTCAATTAGTGTAAGTGAGAAATCTCAACTGAGAAGTAAAATCAATTCTTTATTGAGGGAGGATGATGATGATTGGGACAAGCTACTAAAACTTACTCAAGAGAAAGATTTTTCTCCAGAAAATTTACGGGAGCAGCTGCTTCAAAATCTTCTGAAAGATAAGTTACATGCATGGCTCCTTCAGAAAATAACTGAAGAAGGGAAAGGCCCTAATGTATTAGATGAGGGTGGCCAAGGTGTGCTTCATTTTGCAGCTGCTCTTGGCTATGATTGGGCCCTAGAACCCACAATAGTTGCTGGTGTGAATGTGAACTTTCGTGATGTAAATGGATGGACTTCTCTTCATTGGGCAGCATTTTGTGGCAG GGAGCGCACAGTTGCTTTCCTCATCTCTCTCGGCGCAGCACCCGGAGCACTGACTGAtccatgtccagaacatccttCTGGTAGAACACCAGCTGACCTAGCTTCTGCAAATGGACACAAAGGAATTGCAGGGTATCTTGCTGAGTCTTCACTAAGTGCACACCTCACAACTCTCGATTTGAACAGGGACGCGGGAGAAAATTCCGGAGCAAAAGTAGTCCAAAGACTCCAAAACATTGCTCAAGTTAATGATCTTGATGGTTTATCATATGAACTGTCATTGAAAGATTCACTGGCTGCAGTGTGTAACGCCACCCAAGCCGCAGCTCGTATTCATCAAGTTTTCAGAATGCAATCATTTCAGAGAAAACAACTGAAGGAATATGATGATGACAAACTTGGATTATCTGATGAGCGTGCTCTTTCACTCataaaaatgaatgtaaaatCACACAAGTCTGGACCACGTGACGAGCCTGTCCATGCTGCTGCAATACGAATCCAAAACAAATTCCGCAGTTGGAAGGGAAGAAGAGAATTTTTAATGATTCGACAACGCATAGTAAAAATTCAG GCTCACGTGAGAGGTCACCAGGTCAGGAAAAGCTGTGGGAAGATAATTTGGTCCGTTGGAATCTTGGAGAAGGTTATTTTACGTTGGCGTCGAAAAGGTAGTGGCTTGCGTGGATTTAAACCGGAGGCCAATTCTGAGGGAACTATGATACAAGATGTATCTTCAACAGATGATGACTATGATGTCTTAAAAGAAGGCAGGAAGCAAACAGAGCAAAGGTTGCAGAAAGCCCTAGCTAGGGTGAAGTCAATGGTTCAGTATCCAGAGGCAAGAGACCAATACCATAGGCTGTTGAATGTTGTAACTGAGATCCAAGAAAATCAG GTAAAGCATGAGAGCAGTTCTAACAATTCAGAAGAACCGAGAGAATTCGGTGACCTCAATGATCTTGAAGCATTGTTGGACGAAGATATTTTCATGCCTACAGCAACTTAA
- the LOC100783055 gene encoding calmodulin-binding transcription activator 1 isoform X3, which translates to MAEARLYAPPSQLDIKQIILEAQHRWLRPAEICAILGNYKKFRIAPEPAHMPPSGSLFLFDRKVLRHFRKDGHNWRKKKDGKTVREAHERLKAGSVDVLHCYYAHGEENENFQRRTYWLLEEELSHIVLVHYRQVKGTKANFTSAKENEESLPYAQQTDKIMPQTEMDTSLSSTLHPHSYQVPSKTVDTSMNSAQTSEYEEAESDDQEKLPIIPGVNYISLTQDNKNKDILNAGLTYESPKPLGFSSWEGILENNAGSQHVHFQPLFPGTQPDNMGINSNFSQGEEIMVPYLTTSIAKQHENGSIIKAEGNWQVYDVDSLRMSSWPIDSAYSGSTCEVSCSNCEQEVNDVDFQKSLEQCLLHSHKQNKVLMQNDLQEKLLNEKEKIKSNLEAYGIEDTYLSFKRTLLDGPPAEEGLKKLDSFNQWMSKELGDVEESNKPSTSGGYWDTVETENEVGNTTIPSQGHLDTYVLDPSVSHDQLFSIIDYSPSWAFEGSEIKVIISGEFLRSQHEAEQCKWSCMFGEVEVPAVIIAKGVLCCHTPPHKAGRVPFYVTCSNRLACSEVREFDFQVHYTPEDTTGENRGSTFDTFSIRFGELLSLGHAFPQNSDSISVSEKSQLRSKINSLLREDDDDWDKLLKLTQEKDFSPENLREQLLQNLLKDKLHAWLLQKITEEGKGPNVLDEGGQGVLHFAAALGYDWALEPTIVAGVNVNFRDVNGWTSLHWAAFCGRERTVAFLISLGAAPGALTDPCPEHPSGRTPADLASANGHKGIAGYLAESSLSAHLTTLDLNRDAGENSGAKVVQRLQNIAQVNDLDGLSYELSLKDSLAAVCNATQAAARIHQVFRMQSFQRKQLKEYDDDKLGLSDERALSLIKMNVKSHKSGPRDEPVHAAAIRIQNKFRSWKGRREFLMIRQRIVKIQAHVRGHQVRKSCGKIIWSVGILEKVILRWRRKGSGLRGFKPEANSEGTMIQDVSSTDDDYDVLKEGRKQTEQRLQKALARVKSMVQYPEARDQYHRLLNVVTEIQENQVKHESSSNNSEEPREFGDLNDLEALLDEDIFMPTAT; encoded by the exons ATGGCTGAGGCCAGACTCTACGCTCCCCCCTCTCAATTGG ATATTAAGCAAATTATTTTAGAAGCACAGCATCGATGGCTACGTCCGGCTGAAATTTGTGCAATTCTCGGTAATTATAAGAAGTTTCGAATTGCTCCAGAACCTGCACATATGCCACCAA GTGGTtcacttttcttatttgatcGGAAGGTGCTGAGACACTTCAGAAAGGATGGCCATAACtggaggaagaaaaaagatggaaaaacaGTGAGAGAAGCTCATGAGAGACTAAAG GCTGGAAGTGTGGATGTGTTGCATTGCTACTATGCCCatggagaagaaaatgaaaattttcaaagacGCACGTATTGGTTGCTTGAAGA GGAACTCTCTCACATTGTTCTCGTCCATTATCGACAAGTGAAG GGAACCAAGGCGAATTTTACAagtgctaaagaaaatgaagaatctCTTCCTTATGCTCAACAAACTGATAAAATTATGCCCCAAACAGAGATGGACACTTCTTTATCATCTACTCTTCATCCACATAGTTACCAGGTTCCTTCAAAAACTGTCGATACAAGCATGAACAGTGCCCAAACATCAGAATATGAAGAAGCTGAATCTG ATGATCAAGAGAAGTTACCTATTATTCCTGGGGTGAATTATATCTCACTCACTCAAGacaataaaaacaaagacaTTCTTAATGCTGGATTGACATATGAATCCCCAAAACCCCTTGGCTTTTCCTCATGGGAAGGTATCTTAGAAAATAATGCTGGAAGTCAACATGTGCATTTTCAGCCTTTATTTCCTGGAACACAGCCTGATAACATGGGAATCAATAGCAATTTTTCTCAAGGAGAAGAGATAATGGTGCCATATTTGACCACCAGCATTGCTAAGCAGCATGAGAATGGAAGTATCATTAAAGCTGAAGGAAATTGGCAG GTTTATGATGTTGATTCTTTACGCATGTCCAGTTGGCCTATAGATAGTGCTTATTCAGGCTCAACATGTGAGGTAAGTTGTAGCAACTGTGAGCAGGAAGTTAATGATGTTGATTTTCAGAAATCCTTGGAACAGTGTCTTCTACATTCACACAAACAAAACAAGGTTCTCATGCAAAATGATCTTCAAGAAAAACttttgaatgaaaaagaaaagataaaatcaaatctagaggCCTATGGAATAGAAGAcacatatttatcttttaaaaggaCTCTGTTAGATGGACCTCCAGCTGAAGAGGGTCTGAAGAAGCTTGACAGTTTCAACCAATGGATGAGTAAAGAGCTTGGAGATGTGGAAGAATCAAATAAACCATCCACTTCTGGTGGTTATTGGGATACAGTTGAAACTGAAAATGAGGTTGGCAACACAACTATTCCTTCCCAAGGGCACCTGGACACCTATGTATTGGATCCATCTGTTTCCCATGATCAGCTTTTTAGCATTATTGACTATTCCCCAAGCTGGGCATTTGAAGGGTCAGAAATTaag gtTATCATTTCTGGAGAATTCCTAAGAAGTCAACATGAAGCAGAACAATGTAAGTGGTCATGCATGTTTGGTGAGGTAGAAGTGCCAGCAGTGATCATTGCAAAAGGTGTTCTTTGTTGTCATACACCTCCACACAAGGCTGGGAGGGTACCTTTCTATGTAACTTGTTCCAATAGGTTAGCATGTAGTGAAGTGAGAGAATTTGATTTCCAAGTCCACTATACTCCAGAAGACACTACAGGTGAGAATAGAGGAAGCACTTTTGATACTTTTAGTATCCGATTTGGAGAACTTTTGTCCCTGGGGCATGCCTTTCCTCAGAATTCAGATTCAATTAGTGTAAGTGAGAAATCTCAACTGAGAAGTAAAATCAATTCTTTATTGAGGGAGGATGATGATGATTGGGACAAGCTACTAAAACTTACTCAAGAGAAAGATTTTTCTCCAGAAAATTTACGGGAGCAGCTGCTTCAAAATCTTCTGAAAGATAAGTTACATGCATGGCTCCTTCAGAAAATAACTGAAGAAGGGAAAGGCCCTAATGTATTAGATGAGGGTGGCCAAGGTGTGCTTCATTTTGCAGCTGCTCTTGGCTATGATTGGGCCCTAGAACCCACAATAGTTGCTGGTGTGAATGTGAACTTTCGTGATGTAAATGGATGGACTTCTCTTCATTGGGCAGCATTTTGTGGCAG GGAGCGCACAGTTGCTTTCCTCATCTCTCTCGGCGCAGCACCCGGAGCACTGACTGAtccatgtccagaacatccttCTGGTAGAACACCAGCTGACCTAGCTTCTGCAAATGGACACAAAGGAATTGCAGGGTATCTTGCTGAGTCTTCACTAAGTGCACACCTCACAACTCTCGATTTGAACAGGGACGCGGGAGAAAATTCCGGAGCAAAAGTAGTCCAAAGACTCCAAAACATTGCTCAAGTTAATGATCTTGATGGTTTATCATATGAACTGTCATTGAAAGATTCACTGGCTGCAGTGTGTAACGCCACCCAAGCCGCAGCTCGTATTCATCAAGTTTTCAGAATGCAATCATTTCAGAGAAAACAACTGAAGGAATATGATGATGACAAACTTGGATTATCTGATGAGCGTGCTCTTTCACTCataaaaatgaatgtaaaatCACACAAGTCTGGACCACGTGACGAGCCTGTCCATGCTGCTGCAATACGAATCCAAAACAAATTCCGCAGTTGGAAGGGAAGAAGAGAATTTTTAATGATTCGACAACGCATAGTAAAAATTCAG GCTCACGTGAGAGGTCACCAGGTCAGGAAAAGCTGTGGGAAGATAATTTGGTCCGTTGGAATCTTGGAGAAGGTTATTTTACGTTGGCGTCGAAAAGGTAGTGGCTTGCGTGGATTTAAACCGGAGGCCAATTCTGAGGGAACTATGATACAAGATGTATCTTCAACAGATGATGACTATGATGTCTTAAAAGAAGGCAGGAAGCAAACAGAGCAAAGGTTGCAGAAAGCCCTAGCTAGGGTGAAGTCAATGGTTCAGTATCCAGAGGCAAGAGACCAATACCATAGGCTGTTGAATGTTGTAACTGAGATCCAAGAAAATCAG GTAAAGCATGAGAGCAGTTCTAACAATTCAGAAGAACCGAGAGAATTCGGTGACCTCAATGATCTTGAAGCATTGTTGGACGAAGATATTTTCATGCCTACAGCAACTTAA
- the LOC100783055 gene encoding calmodulin-binding transcription activator 3 isoform X2, producing the protein MAEARLYAPPSQLDIKQIILEAQHRWLRPAEICAILGNYKKFRIAPEPAHMPPSGSLFLFDRKVLRHFRKDGHNWRKKKDGKTVREAHERLKAGSVDVLHCYYAHGEENENFQRRTYWLLEEELSHIVLVHYRQVKGTKANFTSAKENEESLPYAQQTDKIMPQTEMDTSLSSTLHPHSYQVPSKTVDTSMNSAQTSEYEEAESAFNNHASSEFYSFLELQRPVEKISPQPADFYSPRPLINDQEKLPIIPGVNYISLTQDNKNKDILNAGLTYESPKPLGFSSWEGILENNAGSQHVHFQPLFPGTQPDNMGINSNFSQGEEIMVPYLTTSIAKQHENGSIIKAEGNWQVYDVDSLRMSSWPIDSAYSGSTCEVSCSNCEQEVNDVDFQKSLEQCLLHSHKQNKVLMQNDLQEKLLNEKEKIKSNLEAYGIEDTYLSFKRTLLDGPPAEEGLKKLDSFNQWMSKELGDVEESNKPSTSGGYWDTVETENEVGNTTIPSQGHLDTYVLDPSVSHDQLFSIIDYSPSWAFEGSEIKVIISGEFLRSQHEAEQCKWSCMFGEVEVPAVIIAKGVLCCHTPPHKAGRVPFYVTCSNRLACSEVREFDFQVHYTPEDTTGENRGSTFDTFSIRFGELLSLGHAFPQNSDSISVSEKSQLRSKINSLLREDDDDWDKLLKLTQEKDFSPENLREQLLQNLLKDKLHAWLLQKITEEGKGPNVLDEGGQGVLHFAAALGYDWALEPTIVAGVNVNFRDVNGWTSLHWAAFCGRERTVAFLISLGAAPGALTDPCPEHPSGRTPADLASANGHKGIAGYLAESSLSAHLTTLDLNRDAGENSGAKVVQRLQNIAQVNDLDGLSYELSLKDSLAAVCNATQAAARIHQVFRMQSFQRKQLKEYDDDKLGLSDERALSLIKMNVKSHKSGPRDEPVHAAAIRIQNKFRSWKGRREFLMIRQRIVKIQAHVRGHQVRKSCGKIIWSVGILEKVILRWRRKGSGLRGFKPEANSEGTMIQDVSSTDDDYDVLKEGRKQTEQRLQKALARVKSMVQYPEARDQYHRLLNVVTEIQENQVKHESSSNNSEEPREFGDLNDLEALLDEDIFMPTAT; encoded by the exons ATGGCTGAGGCCAGACTCTACGCTCCCCCCTCTCAATTGG ATATTAAGCAAATTATTTTAGAAGCACAGCATCGATGGCTACGTCCGGCTGAAATTTGTGCAATTCTCGGTAATTATAAGAAGTTTCGAATTGCTCCAGAACCTGCACATATGCCACCAA GTGGTtcacttttcttatttgatcGGAAGGTGCTGAGACACTTCAGAAAGGATGGCCATAACtggaggaagaaaaaagatggaaaaacaGTGAGAGAAGCTCATGAGAGACTAAAG GCTGGAAGTGTGGATGTGTTGCATTGCTACTATGCCCatggagaagaaaatgaaaattttcaaagacGCACGTATTGGTTGCTTGAAGA GGAACTCTCTCACATTGTTCTCGTCCATTATCGACAAGTGAAG GGAACCAAGGCGAATTTTACAagtgctaaagaaaatgaagaatctCTTCCTTATGCTCAACAAACTGATAAAATTATGCCCCAAACAGAGATGGACACTTCTTTATCATCTACTCTTCATCCACATAGTTACCAGGTTCCTTCAAAAACTGTCGATACAAGCATGAACAGTGCCCAAACATCAGAATATGAAGAAGCTGAATCTG CATTCAATAACCATGCAAGTTCTGAGTTTTATTCTTTCCTCGAGTTACAACGCCCTGTTGAGAAGATTTCACCTCAACCTGCTGATTTTTATTCTCCTCGGCCACTCATAa ATGATCAAGAGAAGTTACCTATTATTCCTGGGGTGAATTATATCTCACTCACTCAAGacaataaaaacaaagacaTTCTTAATGCTGGATTGACATATGAATCCCCAAAACCCCTTGGCTTTTCCTCATGGGAAGGTATCTTAGAAAATAATGCTGGAAGTCAACATGTGCATTTTCAGCCTTTATTTCCTGGAACACAGCCTGATAACATGGGAATCAATAGCAATTTTTCTCAAGGAGAAGAGATAATGGTGCCATATTTGACCACCAGCATTGCTAAGCAGCATGAGAATGGAAGTATCATTAAAGCTGAAGGAAATTGGCAG GTTTATGATGTTGATTCTTTACGCATGTCCAGTTGGCCTATAGATAGTGCTTATTCAGGCTCAACATGTGAGGTAAGTTGTAGCAACTGTGAGCAGGAAGTTAATGATGTTGATTTTCAGAAATCCTTGGAACAGTGTCTTCTACATTCACACAAACAAAACAAGGTTCTCATGCAAAATGATCTTCAAGAAAAACttttgaatgaaaaagaaaagataaaatcaaatctagaggCCTATGGAATAGAAGAcacatatttatcttttaaaaggaCTCTGTTAGATGGACCTCCAGCTGAAGAGGGTCTGAAGAAGCTTGACAGTTTCAACCAATGGATGAGTAAAGAGCTTGGAGATGTGGAAGAATCAAATAAACCATCCACTTCTGGTGGTTATTGGGATACAGTTGAAACTGAAAATGAGGTTGGCAACACAACTATTCCTTCCCAAGGGCACCTGGACACCTATGTATTGGATCCATCTGTTTCCCATGATCAGCTTTTTAGCATTATTGACTATTCCCCAAGCTGGGCATTTGAAGGGTCAGAAATTaag gtTATCATTTCTGGAGAATTCCTAAGAAGTCAACATGAAGCAGAACAATGTAAGTGGTCATGCATGTTTGGTGAGGTAGAAGTGCCAGCAGTGATCATTGCAAAAGGTGTTCTTTGTTGTCATACACCTCCACACAAGGCTGGGAGGGTACCTTTCTATGTAACTTGTTCCAATAGGTTAGCATGTAGTGAAGTGAGAGAATTTGATTTCCAAGTCCACTATACTCCAGAAGACACTACAGGTGAGAATAGAGGAAGCACTTTTGATACTTTTAGTATCCGATTTGGAGAACTTTTGTCCCTGGGGCATGCCTTTCCTCAGAATTCAGATTCAATTAGTGTAAGTGAGAAATCTCAACTGAGAAGTAAAATCAATTCTTTATTGAGGGAGGATGATGATGATTGGGACAAGCTACTAAAACTTACTCAAGAGAAAGATTTTTCTCCAGAAAATTTACGGGAGCAGCTGCTTCAAAATCTTCTGAAAGATAAGTTACATGCATGGCTCCTTCAGAAAATAACTGAAGAAGGGAAAGGCCCTAATGTATTAGATGAGGGTGGCCAAGGTGTGCTTCATTTTGCAGCTGCTCTTGGCTATGATTGGGCCCTAGAACCCACAATAGTTGCTGGTGTGAATGTGAACTTTCGTGATGTAAATGGATGGACTTCTCTTCATTGGGCAGCATTTTGTGGCAG GGAGCGCACAGTTGCTTTCCTCATCTCTCTCGGCGCAGCACCCGGAGCACTGACTGAtccatgtccagaacatccttCTGGTAGAACACCAGCTGACCTAGCTTCTGCAAATGGACACAAAGGAATTGCAGGGTATCTTGCTGAGTCTTCACTAAGTGCACACCTCACAACTCTCGATTTGAACAGGGACGCGGGAGAAAATTCCGGAGCAAAAGTAGTCCAAAGACTCCAAAACATTGCTCAAGTTAATGATCTTGATGGTTTATCATATGAACTGTCATTGAAAGATTCACTGGCTGCAGTGTGTAACGCCACCCAAGCCGCAGCTCGTATTCATCAAGTTTTCAGAATGCAATCATTTCAGAGAAAACAACTGAAGGAATATGATGATGACAAACTTGGATTATCTGATGAGCGTGCTCTTTCACTCataaaaatgaatgtaaaatCACACAAGTCTGGACCACGTGACGAGCCTGTCCATGCTGCTGCAATACGAATCCAAAACAAATTCCGCAGTTGGAAGGGAAGAAGAGAATTTTTAATGATTCGACAACGCATAGTAAAAATTCAG GCTCACGTGAGAGGTCACCAGGTCAGGAAAAGCTGTGGGAAGATAATTTGGTCCGTTGGAATCTTGGAGAAGGTTATTTTACGTTGGCGTCGAAAAGGTAGTGGCTTGCGTGGATTTAAACCGGAGGCCAATTCTGAGGGAACTATGATACAAGATGTATCTTCAACAGATGATGACTATGATGTCTTAAAAGAAGGCAGGAAGCAAACAGAGCAAAGGTTGCAGAAAGCCCTAGCTAGGGTGAAGTCAATGGTTCAGTATCCAGAGGCAAGAGACCAATACCATAGGCTGTTGAATGTTGTAACTGAGATCCAAGAAAATCAG GTAAAGCATGAGAGCAGTTCTAACAATTCAGAAGAACCGAGAGAATTCGGTGACCTCAATGATCTTGAAGCATTGTTGGACGAAGATATTTTCATGCCTACAGCAACTTAA